In the genome of Camelus bactrianus isolate YW-2024 breed Bactrian camel chromosome 18, ASM4877302v1, whole genome shotgun sequence, the window CCAAGAGTTCCCCGGGCACAGGCCGAGACCAGGACTGCAGCTGCCTGTTGGCGTGGAACAGCCCTGGTGCTGCCTCCACTGGGCCCTCtctccaggcaggcaggcagtaaGGGTGGAAAAACCTCTGACCTGATAGGAAGTGTCTTAAGTACTGGGCTGTGTCCCCCCTGCCTCACCCCCAGGGCCTCCCTGCAGGCCCTGCCTGATGGTTAGAAATCTGGACCCACACCAGGAGGCTGGAGGGACTCACCCAGGCTGCCACCAGGCTTCTGACCAAGTCCTCATGTAACCCTGGCCAGTGCTGTGACCGTGCTCTGAAGGCAACAGTCCTCGGGCTTAACCCCAGCCTTCAGCAGGTCACCGGCGCTACCTCTGTGGGTGAGGAAGCAGGAAGCCAGTCCCCAGAACCTCTGTCAAGCCCTCCATTCTCTCCACTGTGGCCTGGGAGCCACAgtgggggagggatggaggaaggggatggCGCTGTCCCTGTATCCCCCACCACAGAGAAGTGAGAACCTGGGATGGAGGAGAGGGGCACACGGGAAGAGCCAGGCCATAGTGCCCCATCTCCTCCCTGTAGGCTGCTCTTTGGTAACAAGAGCTTCCCATAGGCACTTAGAACGTGGAGAGCCGCTCCCACGGCTGccctgcacctggcagccagATGCACAGGTGGACCCCCTCAGGGTGGAGGAGGTGTTCTCACCCAGCAGAGCTGAGGTGCTACTGCTTCCTGGAGCAACTTGAGTTACCAGGGCAACAGGCTAAAATAAATCTTGTCCGGGCAGAGCCAAGGGCAGTGTTGTTGCCAGGGCAACTGATTAGGCCCGTTGTTTGGCTCCAGGCTTTTCCTGGTACCCAGCAGGCTAAATCACCTGGCATTGATTACCAACCCACTCGACCATGGTTGCTTGCCTGGAATCCAGGCACTCAGATTCCTGCTGTTTCTTGCTTTATCTTTACCTAGAGCTAGGGGTTCAATGACACGAGGCAGTCTGGAGCTGGTCCCTGTGACTCTGCTGTGATTTCACATGGGCCGGGGGCCTGCAAGGTGGCCTGACTggtggggagcaggaaggagtAGATATGAAGAGACCCTCCTGCGGGTAACTTCATATCAAACCTGGGGAGTAAGGCTCCAGGCCGGGGGCACAGCAGGTACATGGGCCGTGGGGGTGCCCTGCTCCTCGAGGCAGCACCAAGGCTAGGAAGGAGATGGGCCTGCAGATGCCTTTTGTGTCCCTGCCACTTTGCACATGGTGCATATGTCAAGGCCACACTGGAGGCTATGGCTTTGAACACTCTCTTGGTGGCCACTTCAGGATCTGTCACATACCTGCTTCTCTCTGGCAACACCCATCAGTGCACTACCTGAGCTGCCAGCACCTCTCCCACACCTTGGAGAGGCTTTGGTTGACCCGGAGGCACCTGGAGCAGGCCCTGGGCGCTGCCTGCCTGCTGGCCAGATGCCCAACCTCACGATGCCAGGTGGTGCCCTGCATCACACTGTCACCATGACCCTTAAGGGATGTTCGAGGATCCTAGCCTCCCTGCACATAACACCACTAGCTTCTCCGGTACTTCAGCTTGTAGGTGGGCCCCTTCCTCCCAGGCCTGGGAAGTGGAGAATTGTGGATGGGAAGCCTAGATCTCCCTCCTCAGGCTTTTCTGGCCCTCCGACTAGTCTGAGAATAAGAACCAGGTTGCTGAGCTTCAGTACTTGTTACCTCTCCTTCCTCACCTGGAGACACCCGGGGCTTCTCCCTAAATACTATCTTCAACAGGAACCACAGTTGCCCTCTTCTCCCAAACCCTCAGCTCTCCACTTCAGGTACCCTACTTGCCATGACAGTGGTATCTGAAGGTCCTGTAAGGCCCCCACCCATGTGTCAGCTGCCGGTTTGTCTTGCAGAGCGTAGATGGACCAGCTCCATCACCCTCAGTGGGAGTGGGTGGTCCTTGGAAGGATCAGAAGTGGGATGTAAACATGTCTGAATCCCAACCCCATCTCAAACCTCTCAAGATGCACGGGGCAAAAGATACCTCCACCAGAAAGTCTGTTATTTCTGTGACCAGAGCCTTCGGCTGGCCTGGGCAGTGGAATTTTTGAATGGTGGTGGTGAGGAGGGGCTGAGGGCAATCGTGCAGCGAGAAGGAAGTGCCCCTGAGAAATGGTCTCTCCCTCCAAAGGATCTCCCTCAGTGGCCATCTGTCTGGGATGCTGGTGGGTAAGGTCTGTGCACAGGGAATGATCCAGGATTAATTTATCCCAAGACACCTCCTATCGCCCCAACCCCGCAAAGAAACTGAGCCTCTAGCTCCTCTGAAATCGGCATAGCCCAGCGCTTGGCCGCCCTGGCTCCTAGGATTACATGGGCAGGAACAGAAGCATTCCTCGGTGGGCAGGGGGTACACTACAGTGGGGAGTGGCGGGAGCCGGAAGTGGGTGCTTCTGAAAGGTGGCCCGGTTTAGCGACCCCCTAATCTCCAGGACTGCGGACTCCACCGCCCCGCGCGGTCACCACAGACGTAGCTCCATTCACACTTGCCTCACATCATCGCTTTCTCGGCAGAGACGCCCGCCACCCCTGCGAAAGCCCACTCCAAGGGCGTGGGTAGGGTGAGGTGGAGGCCTTCCTGGACTTTCCAACTCAGAACTCCACTTCCACCCCCGGCGTCCAGCTCCGGGGCGCTCTAGGGTTAACCTCGCGGGGGTGGGGACTTCGGCACGGCCCGTGTTGGGAGGGAGGGTAGAGGAGGCGACAGGAGGCGCGGTCGAGCGAGCCTGGGAGGCGGTCGGAGCCCCGGGTGTCTCAGACTCCCGAGCAGCCACTGGGACACACGCTGCGTGCAGATTCTCTGCCCCAAACTTCACGTCGGGAGCGGGGAAGAGGCGCTGGGCATCAAGACGGGTGGCGGCGGGTCAGGACGCTGCCCTCCTCCCCGGGGACCGCTACTTCTACCCCACCTCCTCTAGCCTCTTCCAGCCGTCTCAGACCCACCCTCCTCGCTTGACTGCGTTTAGCCCGGGATGAAGCCCGAAGGCAGTGGCCCCACGACGACCCCGGAGTCCCGGTCGGCCGAGCTGGCTCTGGATCCGCCGCCATCCTGGACCTGCCCGCCTGATGTACGGCTCTGCGGCCACCTGCGGAAGCAGAAGTCCCAGCGCCGCCGCTTCTTCGTGCTCCGAGCTGACCCGCCGCGCCTCGAGTGTTACGAGACAGAGAAGTTGTTCCACGCGGGCCGCCGGCCGCCCAAGCTCAGCGTGAGCCTGGCGGGCGCGTGCACCATCAGCAAGCACGTGGACGCGCGCCGGCGCCACCTGATCGTCCTGTACACCCGGGACCGCAGTCTGGGCGTGGCGGCGGCCAGCGAGGCGGAGCAAGAAGCGTGGTACTGCGCCCTGCTCGAGGCGCGCGCCGCCGCCGGTGAGGCCCGAGCCCTAGACCGCTCGAGACGTGGCTGGGGCGGGAGGGTCGGGTGATCGTGGATTTGGTTTATTCGTGGGCTGTCCCTGCCCCAGGTCTCCCAAACCAAGCCCAAACATGAGCCGTTTTCTTGTTTGCGGTCCCCGGGGCACAGTGACTACAACCTCCAGGCCCGGGAGCCCCCATGACCTGCCCATTGTCTCTCTAGGTCCCAGCTCCCACGAAGACCCCGAGGCCCGGATCCTCGCTCCGTTTCAGGACGTCTGGCCCGTGACGCTGAGGcccaaggggctggggaggacaCGAGCCCTGGGCAGCGGCAGCTACCGCCTGTGTCTGGGTTCTGGGGTACTGAGCCTGATGCGGAAGCCCGCGGGCAGAGGCTCCGAGGCCACCAAGGCATCTCCGCCGCTGGCCCTGTGCCTGTCCCTACTCAGTGTGCGCCGCTGCGGCCACGCagactctttcttcttcctggaaCTCGGCCGCTCGGCACCCACAGGTTCTGGGGAGCTGTGGCTACAGGCTCCCGATGCTGTGGTGGCCCAAAGCATTCATGAGACAGTCCTGGCCGCCATGAAACGAATTGGGGACAGTGGTGTCAGTGGCAGGGCCGAGCCACTAACAAGAAAGCCCCTGATGAGCGCCTCCAGACCCTCTTTCCCCCAATCTTTTGAGACCCCCGCCTCTGCGGCCCAATCAAGCGGCCCGAACCGTTGGGGGTGCCTGGGTGCGAGAAGCCAGCAAGGAACCCTTAAGACCCTGGCGAGGCTGGGGGCAGCAGCCTCATACCCCGAGGGGTTGGAGCAGGGAGGGGGCTACATAACCATGGGAGCAGGGAGTGACTATGAGCCCATGGAGGGTGGCCAAGCCAGTGGCTATATGGTGATGGCGCCCCGGGGCCTTCTTGCCTCTGCCAGAGCCTCTCCCCACCGGCTGCTTCAGGATGCAGGAAGCACGGAATACGTGTCCATGAGCCACTGCACACCACAGCCCTTTTCCTTAAGCTCCATTCCCCATTCCTACAGGGCCGGGGCACCTGGACCTGGGCTCCAAGGCCTTTGTCTTGGCATCGAAGACAGCTGGGGACCAGCCGGGGCTCAGCCATGCTTGCGGCCACCGTCACAGTTAGCCGGGGAGTACGTGTGCATTGAGCACTTAGGAATGCGCACTGCCATACCCGACCTCCCTGACGGCAGCCTCAACTACGTTGACCTGGACCTGGTCCCTCCGCTGGAGGCGCGAGGCGATGCCCCCAAGACCAGGCAGCACCTGCACAGCTATGCACGCATCGAGTTCCAGAACCTCAGGGAGGCCCGGGTGAGGAGACCCCAGCAACCCTGCCAGGCCTAGCTGAGCGACagaagggatggagagagaaaaaacaggGCAAAGTTAACAATGCCTTCCTGCCGCCCCTCAACCCCACAAACCTTTCCCCAAGACGGAGAGGCTCTAAAACCCAGATGTCCGTTAGGACATGACAGGCAGAGGCACCGAGCTGCCCCTTAGGGCCCTGCCACCTACTGCCCTGCCACCTACTGCAGAGGCACCTACCCTGCCCCTTCCAGCTGTGACGCCTGGGAAATCTTCGGGAGAAGATTCACCAGGAAGTTGGATTCTCTTACAGGATAAAATCCTAAAACTCTCCACCTCCCCCAACAAACCAACCTACAAATTTCTTTCTCAGTCAAAGCTCTGATTCTGTTTCCTCACAGAGTTCCTGCAACATCACTCCAGAATCTCAGGTCATCCTTGGCCCCCAACCCTGCCTCTAACGATGAAGACATGGATTcgctcctccccacctcccctgcagTGCCTGCTTGGCGTCTCCTCAGAGCCAAAGAACTAAGCCCAGCCCTGTCCCAGGGCTGAACACCTGGGCCCCAGCACAAGAGGGTTGACAGTACCAGTTATCTTATGCTGGTGCCCCCTAAAAGTGATGTGACACCCCTAACTCCCTAGTTCGCCTCTCCCAATGCCAGCTATGTGCTCACACAATCCTCCCTTCTCCCCGAGCTGGCAGAACTGACGAGAGTCCTTGCTTTCTACACGCTGAGTCAAAGGGACTAAGTACACTCCCGCCCCATTAAAGGTTCCCTGCTTGATCAGCCTAGAAAGGTCTTAGGGCTATGGACTCCCCTGCCCCACTGTACAGGGTAGCCAATGAGTAACAAGAATTTGAGGGGAGACAGCCAAAGCCGTGGTGGAGGAAGAAACCCCATCTCTGCCTTCACGTCTCACTCTGCTGTCACAAGGAGCCGGTTTGCAAACCAACACTTTTATTGTCAACAGAACTGCCTAGGGAAGTAAGGGGGCCCATCCTGCCTCCAGAGAGGCTATGGACAATGGGTGTCTGAGGCCCCTGGGAGAGATGGGTCAGTGCAGTGAGAACAGCTCCGGCCACCACTGGCGCCTGGGTGGTCAGAGATAGGGGCTAGGGGGCCAGCAGGGGGCGTGGGAGCCTTGGATGAGCTGGGTCTCGGCTCTCCCTGGCTCATCTGCAGGAGGCCGGTGAGGGCTATCAGCTCAGGCCCACTGAGCCAGGTGGTGCAGCAGCCAGAGGATGGAGTGGGGAGGACCCAGGGGGACATGATCGGGGGTGGGAGCAGCAGCTTCAGACAGCCCATGAcctgaggagagaggaggggcaagTGTCTCCTCCCAATGCCTGAGTGACGGCTGGGGTGAGGCCAGGGCGGAAAGAGCGCTCACCTGGTGAGGGGCCTCAGACAGGTACAGGGGAACACGCTGCCCACAAGGCAGCAGTGGGTCTGAAAGAAAGACATCTTCACAGCACATCACTGGGAGCCCTGTGGAGAAGTGGGTACGGTGGCAAGCTCTGCACTGGTCCCCCCGCAGAGTTCATGCAGCCTCACTCCAGAGCCTGAGGGGACCGAGGGCAGTACCTGCATCCCTGGACACCTGCTCTCCACTCTGATGTCCTGCTAGACCAGGCCTGAGG includes:
- the SAP25 gene encoding histone deacetylase complex subunit SAP25 gives rise to the protein MLPWYPRRWSVGEEQAPEEQGLSAGSDPGEAWDSGEESLGELGTPPQDSPQPRSRRPSWTQQEQLLSWPPPGLAAQQPPGTTVPVSPQMTWELAPPRMTLLAPWDPNYEAKAGPRLVWGPSCASGASFSGRTLCHPSFWPLYEAASSRVLRPGLAGHQSGEQVSRDAGLPVMCCEDVFLSDPLLPCGQRVPLYLSEAPHQVMGCLKLLLPPPIMSPWVLPTPSSGCCTTWLSGPELIALTGLLQMSQGEPRPSSSKAPTPPAGPLAPISDHPGASGGRSCSHCTDPSLPGASDTHCP
- the LOC105078567 gene encoding uncharacterized protein LOC105078567 isoform X1, producing MSVHVTAQPGMKPEGSGPTTTPESRSAELALDPPPSWTCPPDVRLCGHLRKQKSQRRRFFVLRADPPRLECYETEKLFHAGRRPPKLSVSLAGACTISKHVDARRRHLIVLYTRDRSLGVAAASEAEQEAWYCALLEARAAAGPSSHEDPEARILAPFQDVWPVTLRPKGLGRTRALGSGSYRLCLGSGVLSLMRKPAGRGSEATKASPPLALCLSLLSVRRCGHADSFFFLELGRSAPTGSGELWLQAPDAVVAQSIHETVLAAMKRIGDSGVSGRAEPLTRKPLMSASRPSFPQSFETPASAAQSSGPNRWGCLGARSQQGTLKTLARLGAAASYPEGLEQGGGYITMGAGSDYEPMEGGQASGYMVMAPRGLLASARASPHRLLQDAGSTEYVSMSHCTPQPFSLSSIPHSYRAGAPGPGLQGLCLGIEDSWGPAGAQPCLRPPSQLAGEYVCIEHLGMRTAIPDLPDGSLNYVDLDLVPPLEARGDAPKTRQHLHSYARIEFQNLREARSSCNITPESQVILGPQPCL
- the LOC105078567 gene encoding uncharacterized protein LOC105078567 isoform X2, which encodes MKPEGSGPTTTPESRSAELALDPPPSWTCPPDVRLCGHLRKQKSQRRRFFVLRADPPRLECYETEKLFHAGRRPPKLSVSLAGACTISKHVDARRRHLIVLYTRDRSLGVAAASEAEQEAWYCALLEARAAAGPSSHEDPEARILAPFQDVWPVTLRPKGLGRTRALGSGSYRLCLGSGVLSLMRKPAGRGSEATKASPPLALCLSLLSVRRCGHADSFFFLELGRSAPTGSGELWLQAPDAVVAQSIHETVLAAMKRIGDSGVSGRAEPLTRKPLMSASRPSFPQSFETPASAAQSSGPNRWGCLGARSQQGTLKTLARLGAAASYPEGLEQGGGYITMGAGSDYEPMEGGQASGYMVMAPRGLLASARASPHRLLQDAGSTEYVSMSHCTPQPFSLSSIPHSYRAGAPGPGLQGLCLGIEDSWGPAGAQPCLRPPSQLAGEYVCIEHLGMRTAIPDLPDGSLNYVDLDLVPPLEARGDAPKTRQHLHSYARIEFQNLREARSSCNITPESQVILGPQPCL